A window from Populus trichocarpa isolate Nisqually-1 chromosome 3, P.trichocarpa_v4.1, whole genome shotgun sequence encodes these proteins:
- the LOC7480765 gene encoding UDP-glucose:glycoprotein glucosyltransferase isoform X1, with the protein MGTRFRSGSCVLVILVCVVGFCGFGSVSCGENRRPKNVQVAVRAKWEGTPILLEAGELLSKERKDIYWEFIDSWLHSKKEDNDSYTAKDCLKKIMKHGHALLSDTLASLFDFSLILRSASPRLVLYRQLAEESLSSFPLLDDSFSNNASGGLAKTNDTNEMKRSDPLLVGRNPEIPGGKCCWVDTGAALFYDVADLLLWLHSPTGMAEDSFQQPELFDFDHVHFESLSGSPVTILYGALGTDCFKEFHSALVEAAKQGKVKYVVRPVLPSGCESKVGRCVAVGASDSLNLGGYGVELALKNMEYKAMDDSAIKKGVTLEDPRTEDLSQEVRGFIFSKILERKPELTSEIMAFRDYLLSSTISDTLDVWELKDLGHQTAQRIVHASDPLQSMQEINQNFPSVVSSLSRMKLKDSVKDEITANQRMIPPGKSLMALNGALINIEDIDLYLLVDMVQQELSLADQFSKLKVPHSTIRKLLSTASPPESSMIRVDFRSSHVHYLNNLEEDAMYKRWRNNINEILMPVFPGQLRYIRKNLFHAVYVLDPATSCGLQSVDMILSLYENNFPMRFGLILYSSKFIKKATSRGLHLSAEENDGEIEEDISSLIIRLFIYIKESYGTPTAFQFLSNVNRLRMESDSEDDVPETHHVDGAFVDTILPKVKTPPQDILLKLAKEQTYKELSQESSMFVFKLGLNKLQCCLLMNGLVFDSSEEVLMNAMNDELPRIQEQVYYGQINSHTDVLDKFLSESGIGRYNPQIIAEGKAKPRFISLTSGVLGGKSVVNDINFLHSPGTVDDVKPVTHLLAVDITSKKGINLLHEGIRYLIEGSKGARLGVLFSSSQDSDLPGLLLVKVFEITTASYSHKKNVLNFLEHLCSFYEQKYIQASSVAAESTQTFIDKVYDLADANELPQKAYKSILSEFSADKVKNQLNKVSQFFYLLLGLESGVNAVITNGRVMFPGDEGTFLSHDLHLLETMEFKQRVKHIGEIIEEVQWQDVDPDMLTSKFVSDIIMYVSSAMAMRERSSESARFEILNAEHSAVIIDNENSSVHIDAVVDPLSAAGQKVSSLLRVLRKYVQPSMRIVLNPMSSLVDLPLKNYYRYVVPTMDDFSSTDLTVNGPKAFFANMPLSKTLTMNLDVPEPWLVEPVIAVHDLDNILLENLGDTRTLQAVFELEALVLTGHCSEKDHEPPRGLQLILGTKSNPHLVDTLVMANLGYWQMKVSPGVWYLQLAPGRSSELYAFREGGDGSQEKHLSKLITINDLRGKVVHLEVVKKKGMEHEKLLISSDDDNNSQRKGTHDSWNSNLFKWASGFIGGGGLSKKNESALMEHEKRGRHGKTINIFSIASGHLYERFLKIMILSVWKNTQRPVKFWFIKNYLSPQFKDVIPHMAQEYGFEYELVTYKWPSWLHKQTEKQRIIWAYKILFLDVIFPLSLERVIFVDADQVVRADMGELYDMDIKGRPLAYTPFCDNNRDMDGYRFWSQGFWKEHLRGRPYHISALYIVDLVKFRETAAGDNLRVFYETLSKDPNSLSNLDQDLPNYAQHTVPIFSLPQEWLWCESWCGNATKSRAKTIDLCNNPMTKEPKLQGAKRIVSEWVNLDSEARHFTAKILGDEVNPQELVSPNQSQAKILGDEVNPQELVSPNQSQDYQTDNSLEEDAESKSEL; encoded by the exons ATGGGGACCCGTTTTAGATCCGGTTCTTGTGTTCTTGTCATTCTAGTTTGTGTTGTAGGATTTTgtgggtttggttcggtttcttGTGGGGAGAATCGAAGGCCCAAAAACGTTCAGGTTGCTGTTCGGGCTAAATGGGAGGGCACTCCAATTTTATTGGAAGCTGG GGAATTACTATCTAAGGAAAGGAAAGACATTTATTGGGAGTTCATTGATAGCTGGCTTCATTCAAAGAAGGAAGATAATGATTCTTATACCGCTAAAGATTGcctcaaaaaaattatgaaacatgGACATGCTCTTTTAAGTGACACATTGGCCTCactatttgatttttctcttattctaaGATCTGCATCCCCAAGATTGGTGCTTTACAGACAGCTAGCAGAGgagtctctttcttcttttccgCTTTTGGATGATAGTTTCTCAAACAATGCTAGTGGGGGCCTTGCCAAAACAAATGATAccaatgaaatgaaaaggtcAGATCCCTTGCTTGTGGGAAGAAATCCTGAAATTCCTGGTGGGAAATGCTGTTGGGTGGATACTGGTGCGGCATTGTTCTATGATGTTGCGGATTTGCTATTGTGGCTTCATAGCCCTACTGGAAT GGCAGAGGACTCGTTTCAGCAACCCGAACTATTTGATTTTGATCATGTTCATTTTGAATCACTTTCTGGAAGTCCAGTTACTATTCTGTATGGAGCTCTTGGAACTGATTGCTTTAAGGAGTTTCATTCCGCCTTGGTGGAAGCTGCCAAACAG GGGAAGGTAAAATATGTAGTTAGACCTGTTTTACCTTCTGGCTGTGAATCAAAAGTTGGGCGGTGTGTTGCTGTTGGGGCGAGTGACTCCTTAAATTTAGGTGGTTATGGTGTAGAACTTGCTCTGAAGAATATGGAATATAAGGCCATGGATGATAGTGCAATAAAGAAAG GTGTCACTTTGGAGGATCCTCGGACTGAAGATCTTAGCCAAGAAGTTAGAGGGttcattttttccaaaataCTG GAACGTAAACCTGAGCTTACATCAGAGATTATGGCTTTCCGAGACTATTTATTGTCGTCAACAATATCTGATACACTTGATGTTTGGGAACTAAAGG ATCTAGGACATCAAACAGCACAAAGAATAGTTCATGCCTCTGACCCTCTACAATCAATGCAGGAAATCAACCAAAATTTTCCTAGTGTAGTTTCTTCTTTGTCTCGCATGAAG CTCAAGGATTCTGTTAAAGATGAGATAACTGCAAACCAGCGAATGATCCCTCCCGGCAAGTCCTTAATGGCTCTGAATGGTGCTTTAATCAATATTGAGGATATTGACCTTTATCT GTTGGTAGACATGGTCCAGCAGGAATTATCATTGGCCGATCAATTTTCTAAATTGAAG GTTCCTCACAGCACAATAAGGAAACTTCTTTCGACAGCGTCTCCTCCTGAATCCAGTATGATCCGTGTTGATTTTCGTTCAAGTCATGTTCATTATCTTAATAACTTAGAGGAGGATGCCATGTATAAGCGGTGGAGGAACAATATAAATGAG ATTTTGATGCCTGTCTTCCCTGGACAGCTACGTTACATCCGCAAGAACCTGTTTCATGCTGTTTATGTTCTTGATCCAGCCACTAGTTGCGGT TTGCAGTCTGTCGACATGATTTTGTCTTTGTATGAGAACAACTTCCCAATGAGATTTGGATTGATTCTATATTCTTCAAAGTTTATCAAGAAAGCAACTAGTCGTGGCCTACATTTATCTGCTGAGGAGAATGATGGTGAAATTGAGGAGGATATATCTAGTTtg ATCATACgtcttttcatatatattaagGAAAGCTACGGGACACCAACAGCTTTCCAGTTTCTGAGCAAT GTAAACAGATTACGCATGGAGTCAGATTCTGAAGATGATGTTCCTGAAACACACCATGTGGACGGAGCATTTGTGGATACCATATT ACCAAAGGTAAAAACCCCTCCTCAAGATATATTGCTAAAACTGGCAAAGGAGCAAACCTATAAGGAACTGTCACAAGAAAGCTCCATGTTCGTGTTTAAGCTGGGTTTGAACAAGTTGCAGTGTTGCCTCTTAATGAACGGTCTTGTCTTTGATTCTAGTGAG gaGGTTCTTATGAACGCCATGAATGATGAGCTTCCCAGAATACAAGAGCAAGTTTATTATGGGCAAATAAATTCTCACACTGATGTGCTGGACAAATTCCTGTCAGAAAGTGGTATTGGCCGCTACAATCCACAG ATCATTGCTGAAGGCAAGGCCAAACCAAGGTTTATTTCTCTGACTTCGGGAGTTCTTGGAGGGAAATCTGTGGTGAATGATATTAACTTCTTGCATTCCCCTGGAA CTGTAGATGATGTGAAACCTGTAACTCATCTCCTTGCTGTTGACATCACATCAAAGAAGGGGATAAACTTGCTTCATGAAGGAATACGCTATCTG ATAGAAGGGTCTAAGGGTGCTCGCTTGGGTGTCCTCTTTAGTTCCAGTCAAGATTCTGATTTACCTGGTCTCCTTCTTGTGAAGGTTTTTGAAATCACCACTGCCTCTTACAG TCATAAGAAAAATGTGTTGAACTTTTTGGAGCATTTATGTTCATTTTATGAGCAAAAGTACATCCAGGCATCATCTGTAGCAGCTGAAAGCACTCAAACGTTTATAGACAAGGTGTATGATCTGGCTGATGCAAATGAGCTACCACAGAAGGCCTACAAGTCCATCCTTTCTGAATTTTCTGCTGACAAAGtgaaaaatcaattgaataag GTGTCACAATTTTTTTACCTGCTTCTTGGGCTTGAATCTGGAGTGAATGCGGTCATTACCAATGGAAGG GTGATGTTTCCTGGTGATGAAGGCACCTTTTTGAGTCATGATTTACATCTTCTAGAGACGATGGAGTTCAAGCAAAGAGTAAAGCACATTGGAGAAATTATTGAAGAAGTGCAGTGGCAGGATGTAGACCCTGACATGCTAACaag CAAATTTGTCAGCGATATTATAATGTATGTGTCATCTGCAATGGCAATGCGGGAAAGAAGTTCAGAAAGTGCACGCTTTGAGATTTTGAATGCTGAACATAG TGCTGTTATTATAGATAATGAAAATTCCAGTGTTCATATTGATGCTGTTGTTGATCCTTTAAGCGCAGCTGGTCAGAAGGTTTCTTCACTTCTTAGAGTTCTAAGGAAATATGTTCAACCAAGCATGAGAATCGTGCTAAACCCTATG AGTTCTCTTGTTGATCTTCCGCTGAAGAATTACTATAGATATGTGGTCCCAACCATG GATGATTTCAGCAGCACTGATTTAACAGTAAATGGTCCTAAAGCATTTTTTGCAAATATGCCATTATCGAAGACTCTTACCATGAACCTTGATGTTCCTGAGCCCTGGCTTGTTGAGCCTGTTATTGCTGT CCATGATTTGGATAATATTTTGCTTGAGAACCTGGGTGACACTAGAACATTGCAAGCAGTTTTTGAACTTGAAGCACTTGTTCTTACTG GTCATTGTTCAGAGAAAGATCATGAACCCCCCCGAGGACTTCAGCTAATTCTTGGAACTAAGAGTAATCCTCACTTGGTTGATACACTTGTGATGGCCAATTTGGGTTATTGGCAAATGAAAGTCTCTCCTGGGGTGTGGTATCTTCAACTTGCTCCAGGTCGAAGCTCTGAGCTGTATGCTTTTAGGGAAGGTGGTGATGGAAGTCAGGAAAAGCATCTGTCGAAACTTATCACTATTAATGATTTGCGAGGCAAGGTAGTTCATCTAGAAGTGGTGAAGAAAAAGGGCATGGAGCATGAGAAACTGCTCATTTCAagtgatgatgataacaattcacaAAGGAAG GGAACTCATGATAGCTGGAACTCCAATTTGTTTAAATGGGCTTCTGGCTTTATTGGCGGCGGCGGGCTTTCCAAGAAGAATGAGAGTGCTTTAATG GAGCATGAGAAGCGTGGACGGCATGgaaaaactattaatatcttCTCTATTGCTTCTGGGCATCT ATATGAACGTTTCCTTAAAATCATGATTCTAAGTGTCTGGAAGAACACCCAGCGTCCAGTGAAATTTTGGTTTATAAAGAACTATCTCTCTCCGCAATTTAAG GATGTGATTCCACATATGGCACAAGAGTATGGTTTTGAGTACGAACTGGTCACTTATAAATGGCCATCATGGTTGCATAAGCAGACAGAAAAGCAGCGAATTATTTGGGCATATAAGATTTTGTTCCTTGATGTTATCTTTCCACTTTCTTTGGAGAGG GTTATATTTGTTGATGCTGATCAGGTTGTGCGAGCAGACATGGGAGAACTGTATGACATGGATATAAAAGGAAGACCTCTTGCTTATACACCATTCTGTGATAACAACAGAGATATGGATGGATATCGATTTTGGAGCCAA GGATTCTGGAAAGAACATTTGCGGGGAAGACCATATCATATCAG TGCTTTGTACATTGTTGATCTGGTTAAATTTCGAGAGACAGCTGCAGGAGATAATCTAAGGGTTTTCTATGAAACACTGAGCAAGGATCCAAATAGTCTTTCAAATTTGGATCAG GATCTTCCGAACTATGCTCAGCATACAGTACCCATCTTTTCACTGCCTCAAGAATGGTTGTGGTGCGAATCATGGTGTGGTAATGCTACGAAATCCAGAGCAAAAACTATTGATCTTTGCAACAATCCCATGACAAAGGAACCCAAGCTTCAG GGCGCAAAAAGAATAGTTTCGGAATGGGTTAATCTTGACTCTGAGGCGAGACACTTCACTGCAAAAATCTTAGGGGATGAAGTAAATCCTCAAGAACTTGTTTCCCCCAACCAATCACAGGCAAAAATCTTAGGTGATGAAGTAAATCCTCAAGAACTTGTGTCCCCCAACCAATCACAGGACTATCAAACTGATAATTCACTGGAGGAAGACGCTGAATCCAAGTCTGAATTATGA
- the LOC7480765 gene encoding UDP-glucose:glycoprotein glucosyltransferase isoform X2 gives MGTRFRSGSCVLVILVCVVGFCGFGSVSCGENRRPKNVQVAVRAKWEGTPILLEAGELLSKERKDIYWEFIDSWLHSKKEDNDSYTAKDCLKKIMKHGHALLSDTLASLFDFSLILRSASPRLVLYRQLAEESLSSFPLLDDSFSNNASGGLAKTNDTNEMKRSDPLLVGRNPEIPGGKCCWVDTGAALFYDVADLLLWLHSPTGMAEDSFQQPELFDFDHVHFESLSGSPVTILYGALGTDCFKEFHSALVEAAKQGKVKYVVRPVLPSGCESKVGRCVAVGASDSLNLGGYGVELALKNMEYKAMDDSAIKKGVTLEDPRTEDLSQEVRGFIFSKILERKPELTSEIMAFRDYLLSSTISDTLDVWELKDLGHQTAQRIVHASDPLQSMQEINQNFPSVVSSLSRMKLKDSVKDEITANQRMIPPGKSLMALNGALINIEDIDLYLLVDMVQQELSLADQFSKLKVPHSTIRKLLSTASPPESSMIRVDFRSSHVHYLNNLEEDAMYKRWRNNINEILMPVFPGQLRYIRKNLFHAVYVLDPATSCGLQSVDMILSLYENNFPMRFGLILYSSKFIKKATSRGLHLSAEENDGEIEEDISSLIIRLFIYIKESYGTPTAFQFLSNVNRLRMESDSEDDVPETHHVDGAFVDTILPKVKTPPQDILLKLAKEQTYKELSQESSMFVFKLGLNKLQCCLLMNGLVFDSSEEVLMNAMNDELPRIQEQVYYGQINSHTDVLDKFLSESGIGRYNPQIIAEGKAKPRFISLTSGVLGGKSVVNDINFLHSPGNDVKPVTHLLAVDITSKKGINLLHEGIRYLIEGSKGARLGVLFSSSQDSDLPGLLLVKVFEITTASYSHKKNVLNFLEHLCSFYEQKYIQASSVAAESTQTFIDKVYDLADANELPQKAYKSILSEFSADKVKNQLNKVSQFFYLLLGLESGVNAVITNGRVMFPGDEGTFLSHDLHLLETMEFKQRVKHIGEIIEEVQWQDVDPDMLTSKFVSDIIMYVSSAMAMRERSSESARFEILNAEHSAVIIDNENSSVHIDAVVDPLSAAGQKVSSLLRVLRKYVQPSMRIVLNPMSSLVDLPLKNYYRYVVPTMDDFSSTDLTVNGPKAFFANMPLSKTLTMNLDVPEPWLVEPVIAVHDLDNILLENLGDTRTLQAVFELEALVLTGHCSEKDHEPPRGLQLILGTKSNPHLVDTLVMANLGYWQMKVSPGVWYLQLAPGRSSELYAFREGGDGSQEKHLSKLITINDLRGKVVHLEVVKKKGMEHEKLLISSDDDNNSQRKGTHDSWNSNLFKWASGFIGGGGLSKKNESALMEHEKRGRHGKTINIFSIASGHLYERFLKIMILSVWKNTQRPVKFWFIKNYLSPQFKDVIPHMAQEYGFEYELVTYKWPSWLHKQTEKQRIIWAYKILFLDVIFPLSLERVIFVDADQVVRADMGELYDMDIKGRPLAYTPFCDNNRDMDGYRFWSQGFWKEHLRGRPYHISALYIVDLVKFRETAAGDNLRVFYETLSKDPNSLSNLDQDLPNYAQHTVPIFSLPQEWLWCESWCGNATKSRAKTIDLCNNPMTKEPKLQGAKRIVSEWVNLDSEARHFTAKILGDEVNPQELVSPNQSQAKILGDEVNPQELVSPNQSQDYQTDNSLEEDAESKSEL, from the exons ATGGGGACCCGTTTTAGATCCGGTTCTTGTGTTCTTGTCATTCTAGTTTGTGTTGTAGGATTTTgtgggtttggttcggtttcttGTGGGGAGAATCGAAGGCCCAAAAACGTTCAGGTTGCTGTTCGGGCTAAATGGGAGGGCACTCCAATTTTATTGGAAGCTGG GGAATTACTATCTAAGGAAAGGAAAGACATTTATTGGGAGTTCATTGATAGCTGGCTTCATTCAAAGAAGGAAGATAATGATTCTTATACCGCTAAAGATTGcctcaaaaaaattatgaaacatgGACATGCTCTTTTAAGTGACACATTGGCCTCactatttgatttttctcttattctaaGATCTGCATCCCCAAGATTGGTGCTTTACAGACAGCTAGCAGAGgagtctctttcttcttttccgCTTTTGGATGATAGTTTCTCAAACAATGCTAGTGGGGGCCTTGCCAAAACAAATGATAccaatgaaatgaaaaggtcAGATCCCTTGCTTGTGGGAAGAAATCCTGAAATTCCTGGTGGGAAATGCTGTTGGGTGGATACTGGTGCGGCATTGTTCTATGATGTTGCGGATTTGCTATTGTGGCTTCATAGCCCTACTGGAAT GGCAGAGGACTCGTTTCAGCAACCCGAACTATTTGATTTTGATCATGTTCATTTTGAATCACTTTCTGGAAGTCCAGTTACTATTCTGTATGGAGCTCTTGGAACTGATTGCTTTAAGGAGTTTCATTCCGCCTTGGTGGAAGCTGCCAAACAG GGGAAGGTAAAATATGTAGTTAGACCTGTTTTACCTTCTGGCTGTGAATCAAAAGTTGGGCGGTGTGTTGCTGTTGGGGCGAGTGACTCCTTAAATTTAGGTGGTTATGGTGTAGAACTTGCTCTGAAGAATATGGAATATAAGGCCATGGATGATAGTGCAATAAAGAAAG GTGTCACTTTGGAGGATCCTCGGACTGAAGATCTTAGCCAAGAAGTTAGAGGGttcattttttccaaaataCTG GAACGTAAACCTGAGCTTACATCAGAGATTATGGCTTTCCGAGACTATTTATTGTCGTCAACAATATCTGATACACTTGATGTTTGGGAACTAAAGG ATCTAGGACATCAAACAGCACAAAGAATAGTTCATGCCTCTGACCCTCTACAATCAATGCAGGAAATCAACCAAAATTTTCCTAGTGTAGTTTCTTCTTTGTCTCGCATGAAG CTCAAGGATTCTGTTAAAGATGAGATAACTGCAAACCAGCGAATGATCCCTCCCGGCAAGTCCTTAATGGCTCTGAATGGTGCTTTAATCAATATTGAGGATATTGACCTTTATCT GTTGGTAGACATGGTCCAGCAGGAATTATCATTGGCCGATCAATTTTCTAAATTGAAG GTTCCTCACAGCACAATAAGGAAACTTCTTTCGACAGCGTCTCCTCCTGAATCCAGTATGATCCGTGTTGATTTTCGTTCAAGTCATGTTCATTATCTTAATAACTTAGAGGAGGATGCCATGTATAAGCGGTGGAGGAACAATATAAATGAG ATTTTGATGCCTGTCTTCCCTGGACAGCTACGTTACATCCGCAAGAACCTGTTTCATGCTGTTTATGTTCTTGATCCAGCCACTAGTTGCGGT TTGCAGTCTGTCGACATGATTTTGTCTTTGTATGAGAACAACTTCCCAATGAGATTTGGATTGATTCTATATTCTTCAAAGTTTATCAAGAAAGCAACTAGTCGTGGCCTACATTTATCTGCTGAGGAGAATGATGGTGAAATTGAGGAGGATATATCTAGTTtg ATCATACgtcttttcatatatattaagGAAAGCTACGGGACACCAACAGCTTTCCAGTTTCTGAGCAAT GTAAACAGATTACGCATGGAGTCAGATTCTGAAGATGATGTTCCTGAAACACACCATGTGGACGGAGCATTTGTGGATACCATATT ACCAAAGGTAAAAACCCCTCCTCAAGATATATTGCTAAAACTGGCAAAGGAGCAAACCTATAAGGAACTGTCACAAGAAAGCTCCATGTTCGTGTTTAAGCTGGGTTTGAACAAGTTGCAGTGTTGCCTCTTAATGAACGGTCTTGTCTTTGATTCTAGTGAG gaGGTTCTTATGAACGCCATGAATGATGAGCTTCCCAGAATACAAGAGCAAGTTTATTATGGGCAAATAAATTCTCACACTGATGTGCTGGACAAATTCCTGTCAGAAAGTGGTATTGGCCGCTACAATCCACAG ATCATTGCTGAAGGCAAGGCCAAACCAAGGTTTATTTCTCTGACTTCGGGAGTTCTTGGAGGGAAATCTGTGGTGAATGATATTAACTTCTTGCATTCCCCTGGAA ATGATGTGAAACCTGTAACTCATCTCCTTGCTGTTGACATCACATCAAAGAAGGGGATAAACTTGCTTCATGAAGGAATACGCTATCTG ATAGAAGGGTCTAAGGGTGCTCGCTTGGGTGTCCTCTTTAGTTCCAGTCAAGATTCTGATTTACCTGGTCTCCTTCTTGTGAAGGTTTTTGAAATCACCACTGCCTCTTACAG TCATAAGAAAAATGTGTTGAACTTTTTGGAGCATTTATGTTCATTTTATGAGCAAAAGTACATCCAGGCATCATCTGTAGCAGCTGAAAGCACTCAAACGTTTATAGACAAGGTGTATGATCTGGCTGATGCAAATGAGCTACCACAGAAGGCCTACAAGTCCATCCTTTCTGAATTTTCTGCTGACAAAGtgaaaaatcaattgaataag GTGTCACAATTTTTTTACCTGCTTCTTGGGCTTGAATCTGGAGTGAATGCGGTCATTACCAATGGAAGG GTGATGTTTCCTGGTGATGAAGGCACCTTTTTGAGTCATGATTTACATCTTCTAGAGACGATGGAGTTCAAGCAAAGAGTAAAGCACATTGGAGAAATTATTGAAGAAGTGCAGTGGCAGGATGTAGACCCTGACATGCTAACaag CAAATTTGTCAGCGATATTATAATGTATGTGTCATCTGCAATGGCAATGCGGGAAAGAAGTTCAGAAAGTGCACGCTTTGAGATTTTGAATGCTGAACATAG TGCTGTTATTATAGATAATGAAAATTCCAGTGTTCATATTGATGCTGTTGTTGATCCTTTAAGCGCAGCTGGTCAGAAGGTTTCTTCACTTCTTAGAGTTCTAAGGAAATATGTTCAACCAAGCATGAGAATCGTGCTAAACCCTATG AGTTCTCTTGTTGATCTTCCGCTGAAGAATTACTATAGATATGTGGTCCCAACCATG GATGATTTCAGCAGCACTGATTTAACAGTAAATGGTCCTAAAGCATTTTTTGCAAATATGCCATTATCGAAGACTCTTACCATGAACCTTGATGTTCCTGAGCCCTGGCTTGTTGAGCCTGTTATTGCTGT CCATGATTTGGATAATATTTTGCTTGAGAACCTGGGTGACACTAGAACATTGCAAGCAGTTTTTGAACTTGAAGCACTTGTTCTTACTG GTCATTGTTCAGAGAAAGATCATGAACCCCCCCGAGGACTTCAGCTAATTCTTGGAACTAAGAGTAATCCTCACTTGGTTGATACACTTGTGATGGCCAATTTGGGTTATTGGCAAATGAAAGTCTCTCCTGGGGTGTGGTATCTTCAACTTGCTCCAGGTCGAAGCTCTGAGCTGTATGCTTTTAGGGAAGGTGGTGATGGAAGTCAGGAAAAGCATCTGTCGAAACTTATCACTATTAATGATTTGCGAGGCAAGGTAGTTCATCTAGAAGTGGTGAAGAAAAAGGGCATGGAGCATGAGAAACTGCTCATTTCAagtgatgatgataacaattcacaAAGGAAG GGAACTCATGATAGCTGGAACTCCAATTTGTTTAAATGGGCTTCTGGCTTTATTGGCGGCGGCGGGCTTTCCAAGAAGAATGAGAGTGCTTTAATG GAGCATGAGAAGCGTGGACGGCATGgaaaaactattaatatcttCTCTATTGCTTCTGGGCATCT ATATGAACGTTTCCTTAAAATCATGATTCTAAGTGTCTGGAAGAACACCCAGCGTCCAGTGAAATTTTGGTTTATAAAGAACTATCTCTCTCCGCAATTTAAG GATGTGATTCCACATATGGCACAAGAGTATGGTTTTGAGTACGAACTGGTCACTTATAAATGGCCATCATGGTTGCATAAGCAGACAGAAAAGCAGCGAATTATTTGGGCATATAAGATTTTGTTCCTTGATGTTATCTTTCCACTTTCTTTGGAGAGG GTTATATTTGTTGATGCTGATCAGGTTGTGCGAGCAGACATGGGAGAACTGTATGACATGGATATAAAAGGAAGACCTCTTGCTTATACACCATTCTGTGATAACAACAGAGATATGGATGGATATCGATTTTGGAGCCAA GGATTCTGGAAAGAACATTTGCGGGGAAGACCATATCATATCAG TGCTTTGTACATTGTTGATCTGGTTAAATTTCGAGAGACAGCTGCAGGAGATAATCTAAGGGTTTTCTATGAAACACTGAGCAAGGATCCAAATAGTCTTTCAAATTTGGATCAG GATCTTCCGAACTATGCTCAGCATACAGTACCCATCTTTTCACTGCCTCAAGAATGGTTGTGGTGCGAATCATGGTGTGGTAATGCTACGAAATCCAGAGCAAAAACTATTGATCTTTGCAACAATCCCATGACAAAGGAACCCAAGCTTCAG GGCGCAAAAAGAATAGTTTCGGAATGGGTTAATCTTGACTCTGAGGCGAGACACTTCACTGCAAAAATCTTAGGGGATGAAGTAAATCCTCAAGAACTTGTTTCCCCCAACCAATCACAGGCAAAAATCTTAGGTGATGAAGTAAATCCTCAAGAACTTGTGTCCCCCAACCAATCACAGGACTATCAAACTGATAATTCACTGGAGGAAGACGCTGAATCCAAGTCTGAATTATGA